A window of the Alnus glutinosa chromosome 4, dhAlnGlut1.1, whole genome shotgun sequence genome harbors these coding sequences:
- the LOC133865749 gene encoding E3 ubiquitin-protein ligase RGLG4 isoform X2 has translation MSSSRQDSIADKKISVKQKYGFIPDTFSSLEEVTAALRNAGLESCNLIVGIDFTKSNEWTGKVSFNNRSLHAIGDTPNPYEKAISIIGKTLAPLDEDNLIPCFGFGDATTHDDEVFSFHSDHLPCHGFEEVLSCYRKIVPNLRLSGPTSYAPVVEAAVDIVEKSGGQYHVLLIIADGQVTRSVNTSDAELSPQEAKTINSIVNASSYPLSIVLVGVGDGPWDDMKKFDDKLPAREFDNFQFVNFTEIMTKNSGPSSKETAFALAALMEMPLQYKAAIELGILGHATGRANKIVPRPPPVPYTRPLPPWEPSNLPSAMTRGTSNLSSTVADERNQMTCPICLTNANDLAFGCGHLTCKDCGSKVSNCPICRQPIRNRLRLFTG, from the exons GTTACTGCAGCATTGAGAAACGCAGGTCTAGAATCATGCAATCTCATTGTTGGAATTGATTTCACTAAAAGCAATGAATGGACAG GCAAAGTCTCATTCAATAACCGGAGCCTGCATGCCATTGGAGATACACCTAATCCATATGAGAAGGCCATCTCTATCATTGGAAAGACTCTTGCCCCTCTTGATGAAGACAACTTAATtccttgttttggttttggtgatG CGACCACACATGATGACGAAGTGTTTAGCTTTCACAGTGATCATTTGCCATGCCATGGTTTTGAAGAAGTTTTGTCCTGCTATAGAAAAATAGTTCCAAACTTGCGACTCTCAG GGCCAACTTCTTATGCTCCGGTAGTTGAGGCTGCAGTCGACATTGTAGAGAAAAGTGGCGGCCAATACCATGTACTGCTTATCATTGCTGACGGCCAG GTTACAAGAAGTGTAAATACAAGTGATGCGGAACTCAGTCCACAAGAAGCGAAAACGATCAACTCAATTGTCAATGCAAG TTCATATCCACTATCAATTGTGCTTGTCGGAGTTGGTGATGGACCTTGGGACGACATGAAGAAGTTTGATGACAAACTCCCTGCACGTGAATTCGATAACTTTCAG TTTGTTAACTTCACTGAAATAATGACTAAAAATTCGGGACCCTCATCGAAAGAAACAGCTTTTGCTCTAGCTGCCCTAATGGAGATGCCCTTACAGTACAAAGCAGCAATTGAACTTGGCATACTTGG ACATGCGACAGGTAGAGCAAACAAAATCGTTCCACGGCCTCCTCCAGTTCCTTACACTCGTCCACTGCCACCTTGGGAGCCAAGCAACCTTCCATCAGCCATGACTCGTGGAACAAGCAACCTTTCATCAACTGTGGCAGATGAACGAAACCAGATG ACCTGCCCAATTTGCCTAACTAATGCAAACGACTTGGCCTTCGGCTGTGGACACTTG ACCTGCAAAGACTGTGGTTCAAAAGTGTCCAACTGTCCCATATGCCGCCAGCCGATCAGAAACCGTCTCAGGCTGTTCACTGGGTGA